The proteins below are encoded in one region of Nocardioides marmorisolisilvae:
- a CDS encoding Ig-like domain-containing protein gives MKPRTQIRRTVTVVTVVAVLCALAGLAVARPWQGSPHRPAPLGIGSDPDAPAGHPIDADKYLAARSAFARARFGDPLADGHRDLRAVAVRQLHRAQAQQADAGSAAGPGQPGAAGAPQSATAAAADEAWTAIGPNGLPNGQTIGNEVPVSGRATSIAVDPTNADIVYIGTANGGVFRTTNGGTDWVPILDQAQSLAIGALALAPSDPTTLYVGTGEASGSGDSYAGVGLYRIANARTTAEAVGPINPTVTFGGARVPAFRGSSISRILVSATDPGTVVVTSGYGWVGNGHAADPQRWAEGIFRSTNADAAAGDVSFTPMMVPGQGPEQGADVAALAPDLGILLVSVTDQSGDGSGGIWRVTGAFGTPTWTNELPLATGDQAHLAVNGAVAYAYSAGSTHGDLRTSTDGGLTWTTSSAPMAKEVCGGQCRYDSPVAVDPADAQHLLLGGSADSYPSHILVESSDGGITSDNGTHTTHLHADNHAIAFAPHSPSGQTVVWDATDGGVFKSVDGGLSWTSENTPGLNTLQFESLAVAPYDPDITIGGTQDNGTEEHTGPDPSAWSRVDWGDGGFALVDSHSTAASQTFYHTYFNATGSVIGLARWRSTDGYRLGEGNWSLLGCGGSSNGISCSDNTLFYAPMALGPGSPNDTVYFGTDRLYRSTDQGSSMSVVGSSGAIDGAHVSAIAIAPTDDSERLVGLDDGSVWLSTGTGPLTKLAGPWPTTQGDPAEGTYISSLAIDPTDPQRAYVVLGDFLQGADLHVWSTSDLLSADPTWTAGTGLPDIPVNSVVIDPRTPADVFVGTQIGVYASADHGATWQPFGTGLPVVPVVQMAVASPGTAGEALRVATHGRGIWQLPLPVLKHLDSVTVTPSSATIAKGQVEQYDAVANFSDGSTTDVTGSATWSTSDTSVATIGATTGLAHGVGVGSGITVTATYQSKSGTAGLTVDPHQLTTITVTPPTSTIVAGRHVALRATGGYTDGQTADVTDSVTWKSAEPSVATVSTSGTVTGAAEGGPVTITAASGSAHGSAQVTVSPATLTSLTVASTHAIRLVGQKQPFVATGHYSDGSTKVLTATVQWSTSAPRVATVVPSGTGAGVTTARYPGRTTIRAVLGSLSGSARLVVRAPRPKVSSFSPRHGKAGTKLTVKGSYFYPGTALVVRIGKMRATHVKALSSQRLTCKVPAHAKSAHVFVTTQGGTGKSRTKFKVR, from the coding sequence ATGAAGCCCAGGACCCAGATCCGCCGAACCGTCACCGTCGTGACGGTCGTGGCCGTGCTGTGCGCCCTCGCCGGGCTCGCGGTGGCGAGACCCTGGCAAGGGTCCCCCCACCGACCCGCCCCCTTAGGGATCGGCAGCGACCCGGACGCTCCGGCGGGACACCCGATCGACGCGGACAAGTACCTCGCCGCCCGGTCGGCGTTCGCCCGGGCGCGGTTCGGCGATCCGTTGGCCGACGGGCACCGCGATCTGCGAGCGGTCGCGGTGCGCCAGCTGCACCGGGCCCAGGCGCAGCAGGCGGACGCCGGGAGCGCCGCCGGTCCCGGTCAGCCCGGGGCGGCCGGCGCGCCACAGAGCGCCACAGCGGCGGCGGCCGACGAGGCCTGGACCGCGATCGGACCGAACGGGCTTCCCAACGGCCAGACCATCGGCAACGAGGTTCCGGTCTCCGGACGCGCGACGTCCATCGCGGTCGACCCCACCAACGCGGACATCGTCTACATCGGCACCGCGAACGGCGGCGTCTTCCGGACGACGAACGGCGGCACGGACTGGGTGCCCATCCTCGACCAGGCACAGTCGTTGGCGATCGGCGCCCTGGCGCTCGCCCCGAGCGACCCCACCACCTTGTACGTCGGCACCGGCGAGGCCAGCGGATCGGGCGACTCCTACGCCGGCGTCGGGCTCTACCGGATCGCGAACGCCCGCACCACCGCAGAGGCAGTCGGGCCGATCAACCCCACGGTCACGTTCGGCGGCGCCCGCGTGCCCGCGTTCCGCGGATCCTCCATCTCACGCATCCTGGTCAGCGCGACCGATCCCGGAACCGTGGTGGTCACCTCCGGATACGGCTGGGTCGGCAATGGACACGCCGCCGACCCCCAACGGTGGGCCGAGGGGATCTTCCGCTCGACGAACGCCGACGCCGCGGCCGGAGACGTCTCGTTCACCCCGATGATGGTGCCCGGCCAGGGTCCCGAGCAGGGAGCCGACGTGGCAGCGCTTGCTCCCGACCTGGGCATCCTGCTCGTCTCGGTCACCGACCAGTCCGGCGACGGCAGCGGCGGGATCTGGCGGGTGACCGGCGCCTTCGGGACTCCGACCTGGACCAACGAGCTGCCGCTCGCCACCGGCGACCAGGCGCACCTCGCAGTCAATGGCGCCGTCGCCTATGCCTACAGCGCCGGAAGCACCCACGGTGATCTGCGCACCTCCACCGACGGCGGCCTCACCTGGACGACCTCGAGTGCCCCGATGGCGAAGGAAGTCTGCGGTGGGCAGTGCCGGTACGACAGCCCGGTCGCGGTCGATCCCGCCGACGCGCAGCACCTGCTGCTCGGCGGCTCAGCCGACAGCTACCCGAGCCACATCCTGGTCGAGTCCAGCGACGGCGGGATCACCTCCGACAACGGCACCCACACCACCCACCTGCACGCGGACAACCACGCGATCGCCTTCGCTCCGCACAGTCCCTCCGGTCAGACCGTGGTGTGGGATGCCACCGATGGCGGGGTCTTCAAGTCGGTCGACGGCGGTCTGAGCTGGACGAGCGAGAACACCCCCGGCCTGAACACCCTGCAGTTCGAGAGCCTTGCGGTCGCGCCGTACGACCCCGACATCACCATCGGGGGCACCCAGGACAACGGCACCGAGGAGCACACCGGACCGGATCCTTCCGCCTGGAGCCGGGTCGACTGGGGAGACGGCGGCTTCGCGCTGGTCGACTCCCATTCGACGGCCGCTTCGCAGACCTTCTACCACACCTACTTCAACGCGACCGGCAGCGTGATCGGGCTGGCCCGCTGGCGCAGCACCGACGGCTACCGGTTGGGTGAGGGCAACTGGTCCCTCCTCGGCTGCGGCGGCTCGTCCAACGGCATCTCCTGCTCGGACAACACACTCTTCTACGCACCGATGGCGCTCGGACCCGGCAGCCCGAACGACACCGTCTACTTCGGCACGGACCGGCTCTACCGCTCGACCGACCAGGGCTCGTCGATGAGCGTGGTCGGCAGCTCGGGCGCCATCGACGGAGCCCACGTGTCCGCGATCGCGATCGCGCCGACCGACGACAGCGAGCGGCTGGTCGGCCTCGATGACGGCTCGGTGTGGCTCTCGACCGGCACCGGCCCCCTGACGAAGCTGGCCGGCCCCTGGCCGACCACGCAGGGCGACCCCGCCGAGGGCACCTACATCTCCTCGCTCGCCATCGACCCGACCGATCCGCAACGGGCCTACGTGGTGCTGGGCGACTTCCTCCAGGGCGCCGACCTGCACGTGTGGTCCACCTCGGACCTGCTCTCGGCAGACCCCACGTGGACGGCGGGCACCGGGCTGCCCGACATCCCGGTCAACTCCGTGGTGATCGACCCACGGACCCCGGCCGACGTCTTCGTCGGCACCCAGATCGGCGTCTACGCCTCGGCCGACCACGGCGCAACCTGGCAGCCCTTCGGGACCGGTCTTCCGGTCGTCCCGGTGGTGCAGATGGCGGTGGCCTCCCCGGGCACCGCGGGCGAGGCACTCCGGGTCGCCACCCACGGCAGGGGCATCTGGCAACTGCCGCTCCCGGTGCTCAAGCATCTCGACTCGGTGACCGTCACACCGTCGAGCGCGACGATCGCCAAGGGCCAGGTCGAGCAGTACGACGCCGTCGCGAACTTCTCCGACGGATCGACGACCGACGTGACCGGCTCGGCCACCTGGTCCACAAGCGACACCTCAGTGGCCACCATCGGCGCCACCACCGGTCTGGCCCACGGTGTGGGGGTCGGCAGTGGGATCACCGTGACCGCGACGTACCAGAGCAAGTCTGGAACCGCCGGACTCACCGTCGACCCCCACCAGCTGACCACCATCACCGTCACCCCGCCGACCTCCACCATCGTCGCGGGCCGGCATGTCGCGCTCCGGGCAACCGGCGGGTACACCGACGGCCAGACCGCCGACGTCACTGACAGCGTGACCTGGAAGTCTGCCGAGCCGAGTGTCGCCACGGTGAGCACCTCCGGCACCGTGACCGGTGCGGCTGAGGGCGGCCCGGTGACGATCACCGCGGCCAGTGGGTCGGCGCACGGGTCCGCCCAAGTGACCGTGTCCCCGGCGACGTTGACCTCACTGACGGTCGCATCGACGCACGCCATCAGGCTGGTGGGCCAGAAGCAGCCCTTCGTCGCCACCGGTCACTACAGCGACGGCTCGACGAAGGTCCTCACCGCCACGGTGCAGTGGTCCACTAGCGCACCGCGGGTCGCGACCGTGGTGCCCAGCGGTACCGGCGCCGGCGTCACGACGGCGCGCTACCCCGGCCGCACCACGATCCGAGCAGTGCTCGGCAGCCTGTCCGGCTCGGCCCGTCTCGTGGTGCGCGCCCCCCGCCCCAAGGTGTCGTCCTTCTCACCGAGGCACGGGAAGGCAGGCACGAAGCTCACCGTGAAGGGCTCGTACTTCTACCCGGGCACCGCTCTCGTGGTCCGGATCGGCAAGATGAGGGCGACCCACGTCAAGGCGCTCTCCTCTCAGAGGCTGACCTGCAAGGTGCCCGCGCACGCGAAGTCGGCCCACGTCTTCGTCACCACCCAGGGCGGGACCGGCAAGAGCCGGACGAAGTTCAAGGTGCGCTGA
- a CDS encoding ABC transporter permease, whose translation MSGSAALERGTPGGAVFTTTRILHRKYLVFRRSWIAFLTGFLEPVFYLFSIGIGVGKLVHGFEFGGHPVPYAEFVAPGMLAASAMNGALFDATFNFYHHLKFDKLFEQWLATPLTTRDVARGELVWSLLRGGVYSAAFLLVMVAMGLVHSWWAVLALPAALLVAMAFGGAAMALTTYMRSWQDFDYITLGTLPLFLFSATFFPLSAFPTGVQWVVEATPLYRGVVLMRELTTGSLSWESGLSVVYLVLMGLAGLAVVRRRLDTLLLT comes from the coding sequence ATGAGCGGGAGCGCGGCGCTGGAGCGGGGTACGCCGGGAGGCGCCGTCTTCACCACCACCCGGATCCTGCACCGCAAGTACCTCGTCTTCCGGCGCTCCTGGATCGCCTTCCTCACCGGGTTCCTGGAGCCGGTGTTCTACCTGTTCTCGATCGGCATCGGTGTCGGCAAGCTGGTACACGGCTTCGAGTTCGGCGGCCACCCGGTGCCCTACGCCGAGTTCGTCGCTCCAGGCATGCTGGCCGCGTCGGCGATGAACGGCGCGCTCTTCGACGCGACCTTCAACTTCTATCACCACCTGAAGTTCGACAAGCTCTTCGAGCAGTGGCTGGCCACCCCGCTGACCACCCGTGACGTCGCGCGCGGCGAGCTGGTCTGGTCGCTGCTGCGCGGAGGCGTCTACTCCGCGGCGTTCCTGCTGGTGATGGTGGCGATGGGGCTGGTGCACTCGTGGTGGGCGGTGCTCGCGCTGCCGGCGGCGCTGTTGGTGGCGATGGCGTTCGGTGGTGCGGCGATGGCGCTGACCACCTACATGCGGTCGTGGCAGGACTTCGACTACATCACCTTGGGCACACTCCCGCTGTTCCTCTTCTCCGCCACGTTCTTCCCGCTGTCGGCGTTCCCGACCGGTGTGCAGTGGGTGGTCGAGGCGACCCCGCTCTACCGTGGCGTGGTGCTGATGCGCGAGCTCACGACCGGGTCGCTCTCCTGGGAGTCGGGTCTCTCCGTGGTCTACCTGGTGCTGATGGGCCTGGCCGGCCTCGCTGTCGTACGGCGGCGGCTGGACACGCTGCTGCTCACCTGA
- a CDS encoding ABC transporter permease: MAEVTDVPPAQPRSGPRVVNLFDYWATVYRRTWRGTVISSFITPLLYALAMGVLLGKFVTAGPTSLDGASSYLAFVAPGMVCAQTMTTVFGEVTWPVMDMVKWHRVYFSMVATPLEVSDIVLGQLGFVLFRVATVSVVFLLVLAPFGVYASVGGVIGAFLVQLLLGMGFAAPIFAFTSSLRSEDGLTLLFRIGMIPLFLFSGAFFPISNLGPALEWLARVTPLWQGVDLTRMLTVGGFDAGAAAYHVAYLLVFAVGGGWLAVQRLRKRLVT; encoded by the coding sequence ATGGCAGAGGTCACCGACGTACCCCCCGCGCAGCCGCGCAGCGGACCACGCGTGGTCAACCTCTTCGACTACTGGGCGACGGTCTACCGGCGGACCTGGCGCGGGACGGTGATCTCGTCGTTCATCACCCCGTTGCTCTACGCACTGGCGATGGGGGTGCTGCTCGGCAAGTTCGTGACCGCCGGGCCCACGAGCCTCGACGGAGCCAGCTCCTACCTCGCGTTCGTCGCGCCCGGGATGGTCTGCGCGCAGACGATGACCACGGTGTTCGGCGAGGTCACCTGGCCGGTGATGGACATGGTCAAGTGGCATCGCGTCTACTTCAGCATGGTGGCTACGCCGCTCGAGGTCTCCGACATCGTGCTGGGCCAGCTCGGCTTCGTGCTGTTCCGGGTGGCGACGGTCAGCGTGGTGTTCCTGCTGGTGCTGGCGCCGTTCGGGGTCTATGCGAGCGTCGGCGGGGTGATCGGTGCGTTCCTCGTCCAGCTGCTCCTCGGGATGGGCTTCGCCGCACCGATCTTCGCCTTCACCAGCTCGCTGCGCTCCGAGGACGGCCTGACCCTGCTGTTCCGGATCGGGATGATCCCGCTGTTCCTCTTCTCTGGCGCGTTCTTCCCGATCAGCAACCTCGGTCCGGCGCTGGAATGGCTGGCCCGGGTCACCCCGCTGTGGCAGGGCGTCGACCTGACCCGGATGCTCACCGTGGGTGGGTTCGACGCCGGCGCCGCGGCGTACCACGTGGCCTACCTGCTGGTCTTCGCCGTCGGCGGCGGCTGGCTCGCGGTGCAGCGGCTGAGGAAGCGGCTGGTCACATGA
- a CDS encoding ABC transporter ATP-binding protein: MTDSLIHAAGLRKSFPLRDGGVFEAVRGIDVDVRRGEAFGFLGPNGAGKSSTMRMVAAVSPVSGGTLRILGMDPATHGSQIRARIGVCPQEDTLDAELNVRDNLYIYGRFFGIPRAEVRRRAEELLDFVQLREKATSKVDDLSGGMKRRLTIARSLINRPDVLLLDEPTTGLDPQARHVVWDRLFRLKQQGVTLVLTTHYMDEAEQLCDRLVVMDKGLIVAEGSPTELIRRYSTREVAELRFPSTGSGIAENEHERLAAKVTDLAERVEVLPDRLLLYTADGEATVAAVHDRGLEPTTSLVRRSSLEDVFLRLTGRTLVE, translated from the coding sequence GTGACCGACTCCCTGATCCACGCCGCCGGGTTGCGCAAGTCGTTCCCGCTCCGTGACGGGGGCGTCTTCGAGGCGGTGCGGGGCATCGACGTCGACGTACGCCGCGGCGAGGCGTTCGGCTTCCTCGGACCCAACGGCGCCGGCAAGTCCTCGACCATGCGGATGGTGGCCGCGGTCTCCCCGGTGTCCGGTGGCACGCTGCGCATCCTGGGGATGGATCCCGCCACCCACGGCTCCCAGATCCGGGCCCGGATCGGGGTGTGCCCGCAGGAGGACACGCTCGACGCCGAGCTCAACGTCCGGGACAACCTCTATATCTATGGTCGTTTCTTCGGCATCCCGCGCGCCGAGGTACGCCGGCGTGCCGAGGAGCTGCTCGACTTCGTGCAGCTGCGCGAGAAGGCGACCTCCAAGGTCGATGACCTCTCCGGCGGGATGAAGCGCCGGCTGACGATCGCCCGCTCCCTGATCAACCGACCGGACGTGCTGCTGCTCGACGAGCCCACGACCGGCCTCGACCCGCAGGCCCGGCACGTCGTGTGGGACCGCCTCTTCCGGCTCAAGCAGCAAGGCGTCACCTTGGTGCTCACCACGCATTACATGGACGAGGCCGAGCAGCTGTGCGACCGGCTGGTGGTGATGGACAAGGGACTGATCGTGGCTGAGGGCTCGCCGACCGAGCTGATCCGGCGCTACTCCACCCGGGAGGTCGCCGAGCTCCGGTTCCCTTCGACAGGGTCCGGGATCGCGGAGAACGAGCACGAGCGGCTCGCCGCCAAGGTGACCGACCTCGCCGAGCGGGTCGAGGTGCTGCCCGATCGGCTGCTGCTCTACACCGCGGACGGTGAGGCGACGGTGGCCGCCGTGCATGATCGCGGGCTCGAGCCGACGACCTCACTGGTACGCCGGTCCTCGCTGGAGGACGTCTTCTTGCGGCTGACCGGTCGGACCCTGGTGGAGTGA
- a CDS encoding 1-deoxy-D-xylulose-5-phosphate synthase yields the protein MTTTVHSATDDTAVDDRTTAPTVARPGLLADLHGPEDLRRLPAAELPRLAAEIRAELIRAVRAAGGHLGPNLGVVELTIALHRVFCSPRDAVVWDTGHQAYVHKMLTGRTSAFGTLRQAGGLSGYPSRRESVHDLVENSHASTSLAYADGIAKAFDVTAQRDRRVVAVIGDGALTGGMAWEALNNLAAAPQRPVIVVLNDNGRSYGPTAGRLAVHLAGLRDGSAAGNLFEDLGMAYVGPVDGHDLAAVESALRAAAVLRHPVLVHVVTRKGAGYGPAEQDEADRMHTVPPAPASGAVPGPGASAGVSWTSAFGDALAALGADRADLVAITAAMLLPTGLRKFARHFPERVFDVGIAEQHAVASAAGLAAAGMHPVVAIYSTFLNRAFDQVLMDAALHRAAVTFVLDRAGITGPDGPSHHGMWDVPLFGLVPGARVAAPRDAEQLAQLLGECVAYDGPSMLRFPRGSSAGSIAARDRWGSAELLTEPVADPDVLLLPVGPLAVPALEAADRLAAQGRAVSVVDPRWLHPLDPSLVAAAARHRVVVTIEDNAPSGGFGDTLARALRDTSFAGRLRTLALPDRSFVPVGSRGDLLADHGLDADGIEAAVVGARTFPG from the coding sequence ATGACCACGACCGTGCACAGCGCGACCGATGACACGGCCGTCGACGACCGCACGACCGCACCGACGGTCGCACGGCCGGGACTCCTCGCGGACCTCCATGGGCCCGAGGACCTGCGCCGGCTGCCGGCAGCCGAGCTGCCCCGGCTGGCGGCCGAGATCCGTGCCGAGCTGATCCGGGCCGTCCGTGCCGCCGGGGGCCACCTCGGGCCCAACCTGGGCGTGGTCGAGCTGACCATCGCCCTGCACCGGGTGTTCTGCTCGCCGCGCGACGCGGTGGTCTGGGACACAGGGCACCAGGCCTACGTGCACAAGATGCTCACCGGCCGGACCTCCGCGTTCGGGACGCTGCGCCAGGCCGGAGGGCTCTCCGGCTATCCGTCCCGGCGGGAGAGCGTGCACGACCTGGTCGAGAACTCGCACGCCTCGACGTCCTTGGCGTACGCCGACGGGATCGCCAAGGCCTTCGACGTCACGGCACAACGCGACCGGCGCGTGGTCGCGGTCATCGGCGACGGCGCCCTGACCGGCGGAATGGCGTGGGAGGCCCTGAACAACCTCGCCGCCGCACCGCAGCGGCCGGTCATCGTGGTGCTCAACGACAACGGTCGCTCCTACGGTCCGACCGCGGGACGACTCGCCGTCCACCTTGCCGGGCTGCGCGACGGGTCGGCTGCCGGCAACCTGTTCGAGGACCTCGGGATGGCGTACGTCGGCCCCGTCGACGGCCACGACCTCGCGGCGGTCGAGTCGGCGCTGCGCGCGGCCGCTGTGTTGCGGCACCCCGTGCTGGTGCATGTGGTCACCCGCAAGGGCGCGGGCTACGGGCCTGCGGAGCAGGACGAGGCGGACCGGATGCACACCGTGCCGCCCGCTCCCGCTTCCGGGGCTGTGCCAGGGCCCGGTGCGTCCGCCGGCGTCAGCTGGACCAGTGCCTTCGGCGACGCGCTCGCCGCGCTCGGCGCCGACCGCGCCGATCTCGTGGCGATCACCGCGGCGATGCTGCTGCCCACCGGGCTGCGGAAGTTCGCCCGGCACTTCCCCGAGCGCGTCTTCGACGTGGGCATCGCCGAGCAGCACGCGGTGGCCTCGGCCGCCGGGCTGGCTGCTGCGGGGATGCATCCCGTCGTCGCGATCTACTCGACCTTCCTCAACCGCGCCTTCGACCAGGTGCTGATGGACGCCGCACTGCACCGCGCTGCGGTCACGTTCGTGCTGGACCGGGCCGGCATCACCGGTCCGGACGGACCGTCGCACCACGGCATGTGGGACGTGCCGCTCTTCGGCCTGGTCCCCGGTGCCCGGGTGGCCGCCCCCCGCGACGCCGAGCAGCTGGCGCAGCTGCTGGGCGAGTGCGTGGCGTACGACGGCCCGAGCATGCTGCGCTTCCCGCGGGGCAGCAGCGCGGGCTCGATCGCCGCTCGCGACCGGTGGGGGAGCGCCGAGCTGCTCACCGAGCCGGTCGCCGATCCCGACGTGCTGCTGCTCCCGGTCGGTCCGCTGGCGGTCCCGGCCCTCGAGGCGGCCGACAGGCTGGCCGCACAGGGGCGTGCGGTGAGCGTCGTCGACCCGCGCTGGCTGCACCCACTCGATCCCTCGCTGGTGGCCGCCGCGGCCCGGCACCGGGTGGTCGTCACGATCGAGGACAACGCACCCTCAGGGGGCTTCGGCGACACCCTGGCCCGGGCGCTGCGGGACACGTCCTTCGCCGGCCGGCTGCGCACCCTCGCCCTGCCGGACCGGTCCTTCGTCCCGGTCGGCTCCCGAGGCGACCTGCTCGCCGACCACGGCCTGGACGCCGACGGCATCGAGGCAGCGGTGGTGGGGGCTCGGACTTTCCCAGGTTGA